Proteins encoded together in one Undibacterium sp. CCC3.4 window:
- a CDS encoding DUF1840 domain-containing protein — translation MLITFKSKAATEITMYKEHARRILELLQKDVDRGIITPAELPHAIEKIEAAVADSKAHPVSDEVSRDINAHPNDNGDDHEHVKPEAISFATRVYPVLEMLHAANKMQREVMWGV, via the coding sequence ATGCTGATCACATTTAAATCAAAAGCAGCCACCGAGATCACCATGTATAAAGAACACGCGCGGCGTATTCTGGAATTACTGCAAAAGGATGTCGACCGCGGCATTATTACACCGGCAGAATTGCCACATGCCATAGAAAAAATCGAAGCGGCGGTCGCCGACAGCAAGGCTCATCCAGTCTCCGACGAGGTCAGCCGCGACATCAATGCCCACCCGAACGACAACGGCGACGACCACGAACATGTCAAGCCGGAAGCGATCAGCTTTGCCACGCGCGTGTACCCGGTGCTCGAGATGTTGCACGCAGCGAACAAAATGCAACGCGAAGTCATGTGGGGGGTGTGA
- a CDS encoding response regulator, whose amino-acid sequence MANILVVDDEMGIRELLSEILGDEGHVVQLAENAQQARLARQEAKPDLVLLDIWMPDTDGVTLLKEWQRDGLLTMPVIMMSGHATIDTAVEATRIGALNFLEKPIALQKLLKAVQQGLSRTQEPQRPTVPALRVIGSDHGNANVPPMLSGTGFENRQFSSATAAATPASQFASLSFDLPLREARDAFERIYFEYHLHRESGSMTRVAEKTGLERTHLYRKLKQLGVESIKYAKRGE is encoded by the coding sequence ATGGCAAATATTCTGGTCGTAGATGATGAAATGGGTATCCGCGAATTACTCTCGGAAATCTTGGGAGACGAAGGCCATGTCGTGCAGTTGGCAGAAAATGCACAACAAGCGCGCCTCGCCCGTCAAGAAGCAAAACCTGATCTGGTCTTACTCGATATCTGGATGCCCGATACCGATGGCGTGACTCTGCTCAAAGAATGGCAACGCGATGGCTTGCTCACCATGCCGGTGATCATGATGTCCGGCCACGCGACCATCGATACCGCAGTCGAAGCGACGCGCATCGGCGCGCTCAATTTTCTGGAAAAACCTATCGCTTTGCAAAAACTGCTCAAAGCAGTACAGCAAGGTTTGAGTCGGACTCAGGAACCACAGCGTCCAACCGTTCCGGCCTTGCGCGTGATTGGCAGCGATCATGGCAATGCCAATGTGCCACCAATGCTGAGCGGCACCGGCTTTGAAAACCGGCAATTCAGTAGCGCCACCGCCGCTGCAACACCGGCGAGTCAATTCGCCAGTTTGTCATTTGACTTGCCTTTACGCGAAGCCAGAGATGCATTCGAACGCATTTATTTCGAATACCATTTGCATCGCGAAAGCGGCAGCATGACGCGCGTAGCAGAAAAAACCGGGCTCGAACGTACCCATCTGTATCGCAAATTGAAACAGCTCGGTGTCGAATCGATCAAGTACGCCAAACGCGGCGAATAA
- a CDS encoding GTPase: MPLTLVSGGSYAERESAIVAAIAAALDGPTQRCAVLLEGLPAGDFLLLPSEQLTLTRIAPGCFCCIGNLTLRVSLNRILRKGTDRIYLGIASDAHLTAIFATVQQSPYAQLLLADSAISL; encoded by the coding sequence GTGCCGCTGACGCTAGTCAGCGGCGGCAGCTACGCCGAACGTGAAAGCGCCATCGTCGCAGCCATCGCGGCGGCGCTGGACGGCCCGACGCAGCGCTGTGCCGTGTTGCTGGAGGGATTACCAGCCGGCGACTTCCTGTTACTCCCATCCGAACAATTAACGCTGACGCGCATCGCGCCCGGCTGCTTTTGCTGCATCGGCAATCTCACCTTGCGCGTGAGCCTGAACCGAATTTTGCGCAAAGGTACAGATCGTATTTATCTCGGCATTGCCAGCGATGCGCATCTGACTGCGATATTCGCTACTGTGCAACAATCTCCGTATGCGCAATTGCTGCTGGCAGATTCCGCTATTTCCTTGTAG
- a CDS encoding DMT family transporter, whose protein sequence is MPRSASQLSGLLAAIGAGLLWGLVFITPVLLPDYSGVILSFGRYLAFGLIAILPAAFDFRRLRRLRRADWYCALRLSLVGNMIYYAALASAIQLIGAPIPTMLIGTLPVVIAISANLLGADHGQPTPWKQLAWPLSLIFCGLMLVNVAEFAHPSAPHSYADYWQGTALALLAVAAWTWYPLMNSRHLKANTALASSTWATAQGLCTLPLALLGFAIYGLILKQAGTLPANFPLGDQGVQFISLMLVLGFFASWLGTLLWNHASHTLPASLSGQLIVFETLAALSYTFILRQTLPPPPICAGVLLLCVGVALALRRVQASAPH, encoded by the coding sequence ATGCCCCGTTCCGCCTCCCAACTCAGCGGCTTGCTCGCAGCCATCGGTGCCGGCTTGCTGTGGGGCTTGGTGTTCATCACGCCTGTCTTGCTGCCTGATTATTCTGGGGTCATCCTGTCGTTCGGACGCTACTTGGCCTTCGGCCTCATTGCCATCTTGCCAGCCGCCTTCGATTTCCGTCGTCTGCGCCGCTTGCGCCGTGCCGACTGGTACTGTGCCTTGCGCTTGTCCTTGGTCGGCAATATGATTTATTACGCCGCCTTGGCCAGTGCGATTCAACTGATAGGCGCGCCGATCCCGACTATGCTCATCGGCACTTTACCGGTAGTCATCGCCATCAGCGCCAATTTGCTCGGTGCCGACCATGGCCAGCCTACTCCTTGGAAACAGTTGGCGTGGCCCTTGAGCTTGATCTTCTGCGGCCTCATGCTGGTCAATGTGGCAGAATTTGCGCACCCATCAGCTCCGCATTCTTACGCTGATTATTGGCAAGGCACGGCGCTGGCGCTGCTGGCCGTAGCGGCCTGGACTTGGTATCCGCTCATGAACAGCCGCCACTTGAAAGCCAATACGGCGCTGGCTTCCAGCACTTGGGCCACTGCGCAGGGCTTGTGTACCCTGCCGCTGGCCCTGCTAGGCTTTGCCATTTATGGCTTGATTCTCAAGCAAGCCGGCACGCTTCCCGCCAACTTCCCACTCGGAGACCAAGGCGTACAATTCATCAGCCTCATGCTGGTGCTTGGTTTTTTCGCCTCTTGGCTTGGCACTTTGCTATGGAACCATGCCAGCCATACGCTCCCGGCCAGCCTGAGCGGTCAATTGATCGTCTTCGAAACTCTGGCCGCCTTGAGCTACACCTTTATTCTGCGACAAACTCTGCCACCCCCCCCAATTTGCGCTGGCGTATTACTATTATGTGTCGGGGTAGCGCTGGCCTTAAGGCGCGTCCAGGCATCAGCGCCTCACTAA
- the xdhC gene encoding xanthine dehydrogenase accessory protein XdhC — MMQVIDWLSGLRRLTPADHAVLVTVAAVRGSVPRGVGTRMLVTANTQYDTIGGGHLEWKALACARLWLAEAGNQQESQRQLDLALGPSLGQCCGGSVRLHLERVDRWSPEQWQEQLHTYQHSHDAHPHLYLFGAGHVGTALVRVLQQVPCRISWIDERDQLFPADLPAHIQCEATDTPESVVAAAEAGACFLVMTHHHGLDLRLCEQILRRRDRAWFGLIGSRTKRARFEHRLREQGIAAAQLAQMVCPVGLADIDGKEPGVIAVAIAAQLLQLWSKPPTLPQLSEQQQESWHD; from the coding sequence ATGATGCAAGTCATCGATTGGCTGAGCGGCTTGCGCCGGCTCACACCGGCCGACCATGCCGTGCTAGTCACCGTGGCGGCTGTACGCGGCTCGGTTCCGCGCGGGGTCGGCACGCGCATGTTGGTCACGGCCAACACGCAATACGACACCATAGGCGGTGGCCATCTCGAATGGAAGGCGCTCGCGTGCGCGCGCCTGTGGTTAGCCGAAGCGGGTAATCAACAAGAATCCCAACGGCAGCTCGACCTCGCGCTCGGGCCTAGCCTTGGCCAGTGTTGCGGCGGCTCGGTTCGCCTCCATTTAGAGCGCGTCGACCGCTGGTCGCCCGAGCAATGGCAAGAACAACTCCACACCTATCAGCATAGCCACGACGCCCACCCCCACCTGTATTTGTTCGGTGCCGGCCACGTCGGTACGGCACTGGTACGGGTACTGCAACAAGTACCGTGCCGTATCAGTTGGATTGATGAGCGCGACCAATTATTTCCCGCCGACTTACCGGCCCACATACAGTGCGAAGCCACCGATACACCGGAAAGCGTGGTCGCCGCGGCCGAAGCCGGTGCCTGCTTTCTCGTCATGACCCATCACCATGGGCTTGATCTGCGGCTGTGCGAGCAGATTCTGCGCCGCCGCGACCGCGCTTGGTTCGGCCTGATCGGCTCGCGCACCAAGCGCGCGCGCTTCGAACACCGATTGCGCGAACAAGGTATCGCCGCCGCACAGTTAGCACAGATGGTGTGTCCGGTCGGTCTGGCCGACATCGACGGCAAAGAACCGGGCGTGATCGCGGTCGCGATTGCCGCACAGTTATTGCAACTCTGGAGCAAACCTCCTACACTGCCGCAACTCTCAGAACAACAACAAGAAAGCTGGCATGACTAA
- a CDS encoding DUF4390 domain-containing protein: MTLFSDCMFSRLTDTLRLWILTLLIATLAIGAVPYARAADAEVTSAKLETTEEGYRISTSFAFELSHGLVDAIAREIPLSFTTEVELTRPRWYWLDEKTIRSVQTVKIAYNPWTRQYTGTINSGLQQNFSSLEDALALVLRPRRWIVADKASLTPGAVYNVAVKLKLDLSYLPKTFLITSLNNSDWRLSSDTKRFTFKADDK; the protein is encoded by the coding sequence ATGACTTTATTTTCGGATTGCATGTTCTCGCGCCTCACTGATACGCTGCGACTGTGGATACTTACCCTGCTGATAGCCACGCTGGCTATCGGTGCGGTGCCGTACGCGCGCGCCGCCGACGCCGAAGTCACTTCGGCCAAACTCGAAACGACCGAGGAAGGTTACCGCATCAGCACCAGCTTTGCGTTTGAACTCAGCCATGGCTTGGTCGATGCGATCGCGCGCGAAATCCCACTCTCCTTCACCACCGAAGTCGAATTAACGCGGCCGCGCTGGTACTGGCTGGATGAAAAGACCATACGCTCGGTTCAAACCGTTAAAATCGCTTACAACCCTTGGACGCGCCAATACACCGGCACCATCAACAGTGGTTTACAGCAAAATTTCTCTTCCCTCGAAGATGCGCTGGCATTGGTGCTGCGACCGCGCCGCTGGATCGTCGCCGACAAAGCCAGCCTGACCCCGGGAGCAGTCTACAATGTCGCCGTCAAGCTCAAGCTCGATCTCAGTTATTTACCGAAAACCTTTCTGATCACCTCACTCAACAACAGCGACTGGCGCCTGTCTTCGGATACCAAACGGTTTACCTTCAAGGCTGACGACAAGTGA
- the rsmB gene encoding 16S rRNA (cytosine(967)-C(5))-methyltransferase RsmB, with amino-acid sequence MTKPALRPAVIEAPLSELKTDSLAFSLSGAAQAVASVLEGMALPQALAKVFAQTQATPQARGAIQDISYRTMRQVGRVDALLKSMTNKEPEPAMLYSLLCCSLTLLVNAEDGTAAPYEDFVVVDQAVTAATASPHMVFAKGMVNAVLRRFLREKDELLKLVMKQPAALWNYPQWWVDQTKTAYPSDWQAILTTANHAPPLTLRVNQRRSNCGAYLAMLDQEQIAASQIGPNAIRLGKALPVAQIPGFADGLVSVQDAAAQLAGPLLDLADGMRVLDACAAPGGKTCHLLELADIELLALDIDSLRLAKIEDNLLRLQLSCAVKAGDASRSTWWDQRLFERIIADVPCTASGVVRRHPDSRWLRRKTDTAQLAALSSRILDNLWRMLAPGGKMLMVTCSIWPQESELQAAAFVQKHSAIRLPAPGQLLPTLADSSSANNEHDGLFYALFQKPL; translated from the coding sequence TTGACCAAACCCGCCCTTCGACCCGCTGTCATCGAAGCGCCGCTCTCGGAACTCAAGACCGACTCATTGGCATTCAGCCTCAGCGGTGCCGCGCAAGCGGTCGCCAGTGTTCTCGAAGGTATGGCCTTGCCACAGGCGCTGGCGAAAGTATTTGCCCAGACCCAGGCTACGCCACAGGCTCGCGGGGCAATCCAGGATATTTCTTACCGTACCATGCGCCAAGTAGGACGCGTCGATGCCCTGCTCAAAAGCATGACCAACAAAGAGCCGGAACCGGCCATGTTATACAGCTTACTCTGTTGCTCGCTGACACTCTTAGTGAATGCCGAGGATGGCACGGCCGCGCCGTATGAAGACTTTGTCGTGGTCGATCAAGCCGTCACCGCCGCCACCGCCAGCCCGCACATGGTGTTTGCCAAAGGCATGGTCAATGCCGTATTACGCCGATTTTTACGCGAAAAAGATGAGTTGCTCAAACTGGTGATGAAACAACCGGCAGCACTGTGGAATTACCCACAATGGTGGGTAGATCAAACTAAAACTGCCTATCCGAGCGACTGGCAAGCCATCTTGACGACGGCCAATCATGCGCCGCCGTTGACCCTGCGCGTCAACCAGCGGCGCAGCAACTGCGGCGCTTATTTGGCCATGTTAGACCAAGAGCAAATTGCTGCCAGTCAAATTGGACCGAATGCGATTCGATTAGGCAAAGCCTTGCCGGTCGCCCAGATTCCCGGTTTTGCTGATGGCTTGGTTTCAGTACAAGATGCTGCAGCGCAACTTGCTGGGCCCCTGCTCGATCTGGCCGATGGCATGCGCGTACTCGATGCCTGCGCCGCTCCGGGTGGCAAGACCTGCCATTTGCTGGAACTGGCCGATATAGAACTGCTGGCACTCGACATCGACAGCTTGCGCTTGGCCAAAATTGAAGACAATCTGCTGCGCTTGCAGCTCAGTTGCGCCGTTAAAGCCGGCGATGCCAGCCGTTCCACCTGGTGGGATCAGCGCCTGTTCGAGCGCATTATTGCGGATGTGCCGTGCACCGCTTCGGGCGTAGTACGACGCCACCCAGACAGCCGTTGGTTACGCCGCAAAACCGATACGGCGCAACTGGCAGCCCTGTCGTCGCGCATACTCGACAATTTATGGCGCATGCTGGCACCGGGTGGCAAGATGCTGATGGTGACGTGCTCGATCTGGCCGCAGGAATCCGAACTGCAAGCGGCTGCCTTTGTCCAAAAACACAGCGCCATCCGTTTGCCGGCACCGGGCCAGTTATTACCGACCCTTGCCGATTCGTCTTCTGCAAACAACGAACATGACGGTTTGTTTTATGCCTTGTTCCAAAAGCCGCTGTAA
- a CDS encoding alpha/beta hydrolase, with product MSAHIDHTTETELHTPDGTRLFIRDWPLPDDAVWRKEGVVIMHGLGEHCGRYAHVARFFNALGFTVRTYDMRGHGKSSGSSGNVPDDEAMLRDAELVIKDFSVDLACAPILFGHSMGGLFAARFALAETAPLRALILSSPALALHMSGVQRGLLRIASLLCPSLGLANGLNTRYLSHDAEVIYAYRNDPLVHPRISARLLNAMISAIAYTQQKAATLHLPTLLLAAVDDHLVDPEGSRRFAAAAGNAYLSTHFYAGFYHEIFNELDPTPVFDDLRTWLEVQQISPLMQPEA from the coding sequence GTGAGCGCACATATCGACCACACCACTGAAACCGAACTGCACACCCCGGACGGGACGCGTCTGTTCATCCGTGACTGGCCGCTGCCGGACGATGCGGTGTGGCGTAAAGAAGGCGTCGTGATCATGCACGGCTTGGGCGAACACTGCGGCCGCTATGCCCACGTCGCACGCTTTTTCAATGCGCTCGGCTTTACCGTCCGTACCTACGATATGCGCGGGCATGGCAAATCGAGCGGGTCCTCCGGCAATGTGCCGGACGATGAAGCAATGTTGCGCGATGCCGAATTGGTAATCAAGGATTTCAGCGTCGATCTTGCCTGCGCGCCTATTTTGTTCGGCCACAGCATGGGTGGCTTGTTCGCGGCACGGTTTGCCTTGGCTGAAACAGCACCACTACGTGCCTTGATCCTATCTTCACCGGCACTGGCTTTGCATATGTCGGGGGTGCAACGCGGCTTACTGCGCATTGCCAGCCTGCTGTGTCCTTCGCTAGGTCTGGCCAATGGACTCAACACGCGCTATCTGTCGCATGATGCCGAAGTCATTTATGCCTACCGCAACGACCCGCTGGTCCATCCGCGTATCAGCGCACGCTTGCTCAATGCCATGATTTCAGCAATTGCCTATACACAACAAAAAGCCGCCACATTACACTTGCCAACCCTGCTGCTGGCGGCCGTCGATGACCATCTGGTCGACCCTGAGGGTAGTCGGCGCTTTGCCGCCGCCGCTGGCAATGCCTACCTGAGCACGCATTTCTATGCAGGTTTTTATCATGAAATCTTCAACGAGCTCGATCCCACTCCGGTCTTTGACGATCTGCGTACATGGCTTGAAGTACAACAAATTTCCCCCTTGATGCAGCCAGAAGCCTGA
- a CDS encoding sensor histidine kinase, giving the protein MTRFLRYALIIGGALMSILLFLLTTASDNSASFEHYYGWLLGANAVVALALLALIATLLLRLFSRYRSREFGSRLMTRLVLLFALVGILPGTVIYVVSVTFVSKSIESWFDVKVESALDSGKNLGLSALDFLLADLQNKARDMAAELAVPSGSRAIQLSRLRERAGVQEATIVNSKGRLIAAANQNFDRLVPELPSLDMLRQAHNSRIYAATDESSVAPSNRPNDSATNGAQRPVLAPEPKTTLRSRVVIQLQDNGSELSLQRETYYLQLIQPVPSNIALHAEALRNASSEYQVRSLGRGSLKTMYIFTLTLTLLLAIFAAITSAFLISGELARPLLLLAEGTKAVTEGNFSPRPIVASSDELGSLTQSFNTMTRQLFDARAAVEKNRSELENAKAYLESVLANMSAGVMVLDQAGHLVTCNESVERILQRPLESEIGKALSDIKGMQEFASAIDTAFSEQHAQSAAGGKNEQEQHWQQQIEVPRPEADQTVASDPMPDHEKQSVTLLARGSHLPVGSGNGYVIVFDDISNIISAQRSIAWGEVARRLAHEIKNPLTPIQLSAERLQMKLQDKLSPADVAILNKSTLTIVNQVSSMKRMVDDFRDYAKTPPAVLTQLNLGELIDEVLHLYLAGDDRDIIRLSLAANLPKVMGDATQLRQVIHNLLQNAQDAVADNTNPDIAARIEVSTEVVRYSSKGRDQQTAVRLMICDNGPGFSSKILARAFEPYATSKPRGTGLGLAMVKKIIDEHGGRIDIQNRSDTNGAKVAILLLKLAPDVNAVSAQVNT; this is encoded by the coding sequence GTGACGCGATTTTTACGGTATGCGCTCATCATTGGCGGCGCACTGATGAGTATTTTGCTCTTCCTGCTGACCACCGCATCGGATAATTCAGCCAGCTTCGAACACTATTACGGCTGGCTGCTGGGGGCCAATGCCGTCGTTGCACTGGCCTTGCTGGCCCTGATCGCCACGCTGTTACTGCGTTTGTTCAGCCGCTATCGCAGCCGCGAATTCGGCTCGCGCCTGATGACGCGGCTGGTGCTGCTGTTCGCGCTGGTCGGCATTTTGCCGGGTACGGTGATTTATGTGGTGTCGGTCACCTTTGTCTCGAAATCGATAGAATCCTGGTTCGATGTCAAAGTCGAATCGGCGCTCGATTCCGGCAAAAACCTCGGCTTGAGCGCGCTCGATTTTTTATTGGCCGATTTACAGAACAAGGCGCGTGATATGGCCGCCGAACTGGCCGTCCCCTCCGGTTCACGGGCGATACAACTGTCGCGCTTGCGCGAACGCGCCGGCGTGCAGGAAGCCACGATCGTCAACAGCAAAGGACGTCTGATTGCCGCCGCCAATCAGAATTTTGATCGCCTGGTGCCGGAACTGCCGAGCCTCGACATGCTGCGCCAAGCGCACAATTCGCGCATCTACGCGGCCACCGATGAATCGAGTGTGGCACCGAGCAACCGTCCCAACGACAGCGCCACCAACGGTGCGCAACGACCGGTGTTGGCACCGGAACCGAAAACCACCCTGCGCTCGCGCGTGGTAATTCAGTTGCAGGATAATGGCAGCGAATTGTCGCTGCAACGCGAAACCTATTATCTGCAACTGATCCAACCGGTACCCTCGAATATCGCACTGCATGCCGAAGCGCTGCGCAATGCCTCAAGCGAATACCAAGTCCGTTCGCTCGGTCGCGGCAGTCTCAAGACTATGTATATCTTTACCCTCACCTTAACTCTGTTGCTGGCGATTTTCGCTGCCATCACCAGTGCCTTTCTGATTTCAGGTGAACTGGCACGGCCGCTGTTGTTGCTGGCCGAAGGGACGAAGGCGGTCACCGAGGGGAATTTTTCGCCGCGTCCCATCGTCGCCAGCAGTGATGAACTCGGCAGCCTGACGCAGTCGTTCAATACCATGACGCGCCAATTATTCGATGCCCGCGCCGCCGTCGAAAAAAACCGCAGCGAACTCGAAAATGCCAAAGCCTATCTCGAATCGGTGCTGGCCAATATGTCGGCCGGCGTGATGGTGCTCGACCAAGCCGGCCATCTGGTCACCTGCAATGAATCGGTCGAACGCATCCTGCAGCGGCCACTGGAAAGTGAGATCGGCAAAGCACTGAGCGACATCAAAGGCATGCAAGAATTTGCCAGCGCCATTGACACCGCCTTTTCAGAACAGCATGCGCAATCGGCGGCCGGTGGGAAAAACGAACAGGAACAACATTGGCAGCAACAGATCGAGGTACCGCGTCCCGAGGCCGACCAGACCGTAGCGAGCGACCCTATGCCCGATCACGAAAAACAAAGTGTGACCCTGCTCGCGCGCGGCTCGCACTTACCAGTCGGCTCAGGCAATGGCTACGTGATCGTGTTTGATGATATCAGCAATATTATTTCCGCCCAACGCTCGATCGCTTGGGGCGAAGTGGCGCGCCGCTTGGCTCATGAAATCAAGAACCCGCTGACGCCGATACAATTGTCGGCCGAACGGCTGCAAATGAAATTGCAAGACAAGTTAAGTCCGGCCGATGTCGCCATTCTCAACAAGAGCACGCTCACTATCGTCAATCAAGTCTCGTCGATGAAACGCATGGTCGATGACTTCCGTGATTACGCCAAAACGCCGCCAGCGGTGCTGACACAACTCAATCTCGGCGAATTGATCGACGAAGTGCTGCATCTGTATTTGGCCGGCGATGACCGCGACATCATCCGCCTCTCGCTGGCAGCGAATTTACCGAAAGTGATGGGCGACGCCACGCAATTACGGCAAGTGATTCATAATCTGCTGCAAAATGCGCAGGATGCGGTGGCGGACAATACTAATCCCGACATCGCCGCACGCATCGAAGTCAGTACCGAGGTCGTGCGCTACAGTAGCAAAGGGCGCGACCAACAAACGGCAGTACGCTTGATGATCTGTGATAACGGCCCGGGATTTTCCAGCAAAATTCTGGCGCGCGCATTCGAACCATATGCCACCTCGAAACCGCGTGGGACAGGATTAGGGCTGGCAATGGTCAAAAAAATCATCGATGAACATGGCGGAAGAATCGATATTCAAAATCGCAGCGATACAAACGGTGCAAAAGTAGCGATTTTACTGTTAAAGTTAGCACCGGACGTCAATGCAGTATCAGCGCAGGTAAACACCTGA
- a CDS encoding DUF3567 domain-containing protein: MNLIYNSENYSVVEYGADAEHEALRFGGYEITDKSVRREWFIGGPQAVDFRHGVSELIASEPSMEEIDEFLAQYDGYMGQKVYLH; encoded by the coding sequence ATGAATCTCATTTATAACAGCGAAAATTACAGCGTCGTCGAATATGGCGCTGATGCCGAGCATGAAGCACTGCGTTTCGGCGGCTATGAAATCACCGACAAATCGGTACGTCGTGAGTGGTTCATCGGCGGTCCACAAGCAGTCGACTTTCGCCATGGCGTAAGCGAACTCATCGCCAGCGAGCCGAGCATGGAAGAGATTGATGAATTCCTCGCTCAGTACGACGGCTATATGGGCCAAAAAGTTTACCTCCACTGA
- a CDS encoding adenosine deaminase, whose amino-acid sequence MTNPLHQFIRGLPKAELHLHIEGSLEPEMMFALALKNGVTLPYADVEAVRAAYDFADLQSFLDLYYAGAAVLLTEEDFFDLTTAYIVRARADNVRHVELFFDPQTHTERGVAIATVFAGIARALRVAKQEHGFSGSMILCFLRHLSEAQAQTTLIAALPLRAAYADVWTGIGLDSSELGHPPEKFARVFAQARQQGLRLVAHAGEEGPPAYIHAALDVLQVERIDHGVRASEDLALMDTLRQRRMPLTVCPLSNLKLCVVADLRDHNLAMMLRDGICVTINSDDPAYFGGYMNNNFIAAADALQLTRSELLELARNGFEAAFVSEQQKQVWFDELHAYAGNH is encoded by the coding sequence ATGACTAATCCTTTGCACCAATTCATACGCGGCTTACCGAAAGCCGAATTACATCTGCACATAGAAGGCTCGCTGGAACCGGAAATGATGTTTGCGCTGGCACTGAAAAACGGCGTCACCTTGCCGTATGCCGACGTCGAAGCCGTACGCGCGGCCTATGATTTTGCTGACCTACAATCCTTCCTCGATTTATACTATGCCGGTGCCGCGGTCTTGCTGACCGAAGAAGATTTCTTCGATTTAACCACGGCCTATATCGTGCGCGCCCGAGCCGATAATGTCCGCCATGTGGAATTATTTTTCGATCCACAAACCCATACCGAACGCGGCGTCGCCATAGCAACCGTATTTGCCGGCATCGCGCGCGCACTGCGTGTGGCCAAACAAGAACACGGTTTTTCCGGTAGCATGATCCTGTGTTTCTTGCGTCACTTAAGCGAAGCGCAAGCGCAAACGACGCTGATCGCCGCGCTGCCGCTGCGCGCTGCTTACGCCGATGTGTGGACCGGCATAGGGCTCGATTCTTCCGAACTCGGCCACCCGCCGGAAAAATTCGCCCGCGTGTTTGCCCAAGCGCGCCAGCAAGGCTTGCGCTTGGTCGCCCATGCCGGCGAAGAAGGTCCACCGGCCTATATCCATGCGGCGCTCGACGTACTGCAAGTAGAACGCATTGATCATGGCGTGCGCGCCAGTGAAGATCTGGCCCTGATGGATACACTGCGACAACGCCGCATGCCGTTGACGGTATGCCCCTTATCGAATCTGAAATTATGCGTCGTTGCCGATTTGCGTGACCACAATCTCGCCATGATGCTGCGCGATGGTATCTGTGTCACTATCAACTCCGACGACCCAGCCTACTTCGGTGGCTATATGAATAATAATTTCATCGCTGCGGCAGACGCCTTACAACTGACACGCAGCGAATTGCTTGAGCTGGCACGCAATGGTTTCGAGGCCGCTTTCGTCTCCGAACAACAAAAGCAAGTCTGGTTCGATGAACTCCATGCGTATGCCGGTAATCACTGA
- a CDS encoding GNAT family N-acetyltransferase yields the protein MQIRGMQASDLAAVYALQASVYRGAMVEALELLQQRLQLAPATAWVACDGSAVHGYLMGYASVCGNIARLATPFCLAELPDALYLHDLAVAPAQSGRGVGRALAQHGIAYAQDCGLAHVCLVSVQGTTRFWESLGFQRRLELSPEQQSCLDSYAGPAWYYQQQSPGRP from the coding sequence ATGCAAATACGCGGGATGCAAGCGTCTGACTTGGCTGCGGTCTATGCGCTGCAAGCCAGCGTCTACCGCGGCGCTATGGTCGAAGCTTTGGAATTGTTGCAGCAACGCTTGCAACTGGCCCCTGCCACGGCGTGGGTGGCCTGCGATGGCTCGGCAGTACACGGCTATTTGATGGGATATGCCAGCGTGTGTGGCAACATTGCCAGATTGGCGACGCCATTTTGTCTGGCTGAACTGCCCGATGCCTTGTATTTACACGATTTGGCGGTTGCTCCGGCGCAGTCTGGTCGTGGTGTGGGACGGGCACTGGCACAGCACGGTATTGCTTATGCGCAAGACTGCGGACTCGCGCATGTGTGCCTGGTATCGGTGCAAGGCACGACGCGGTTTTGGGAAAGTCTGGGATTTCAACGCCGGCTGGAACTCAGTCCGGAACAGCAGTCTTGCCTTGACAGTTACGCCGGCCCGGCTTGGTATTACCAGCAGCAAAGCCCGGGCCGACCCTGA